One stretch of Arachis duranensis cultivar V14167 chromosome 1, aradu.V14167.gnm2.J7QH, whole genome shotgun sequence DNA includes these proteins:
- the LOC107458662 gene encoding uncharacterized protein LOC107458662: MAVTSRKPRAPVLRSLSPSPRFCNNNSHSPSPSYSSSGFASSSSSFTSRSTTFFHRATSPTRVNLCGPSSASASSVRFSLDRSISPNRSISVAPRTGAPTTVKRQGQQKRTCMCSPTTHPGSFRCSLHKGFSASSHAAAAPYSPNRLNARRSAMTNSLVRIRGVEGDLVKRALSALIRPSSHQQRRRGDFHPRPSRLSVMSKADEE, from the coding sequence atggCGGTAACTTCTAGAAAACCAAGAGCACCAGTGCTCCGATCTCTCTCACCATCTCCTAGATTTTGCAACAATAATTCCCACTCTCCATCACCTTCTTATTCTTCCTCTGGTTTCGCTTCTTCCAGTTCCAGTTTCACCTCTCGCTCCACCACCTTCTTTCACCGTGCCACTTCTCCGACACGTGTCAACTTATGCGGTCCCTCCTCCGCGTCGGCCTCGTCCGTTCGGTTCTCCCTTGACCGGTCGATTTCTCCGAACCGTTCCATCTCGGTGGCACCTCGAACCGGTGCTCCGACGACCGTGAAGAGGCAGGGCCAGCAGAAGCGAACCTGCATGTGTTCTCCCACTACGCACCCTGGCTCCTTCCGGTGCAGCCTCCACAAAGGATTCTCCGCCTCATCGCATGCCGCGGCGGCGCCGTACTCGCCGAATCGTCTCAACGCGCGTAGATCCGCCATGACGAACTCGCTCGTTAGGATTCGAGGCGTGGAAGGAGATCTCGTGAAGCGAGCTCTCTCGGCGCTTATTAGACCTTCATCGCATCAGCAGCGGAGGAGAGGCGACTTCCACCCGAGGCCTAGCAGGCTCTCCGTCATGTCCAAGGCCGATGAGGAGTGA
- the LOC107458646 gene encoding protein NUCLEAR FUSION DEFECTIVE 4 — translation MVSLKGGTRPPWVGLGASVWVQVASGNGYTFPLYSHSLKSVMGFNQQQLTLLGVANDIGENVGILPGLASNNFPPWLLLFIGALFSFIGYGLLWLPLSHTLPSLPYALLWFSLVVATNSCAWLTTGILVTNMRNFPISRGTVAGILKGYGGLSAAVFTQIYGIVLHNSSSNXXFSMMFLVRPCTPLSTEDSKEKGHFLFIQASSVVLGLYILATNIFGDILTLSGALSYLLVALMILLLMAPLAIPIKMTLCPKTGSTRSQTPNASSERLPQEGAKEDNTEPLLASSSASGLGSFYDTDPSAEVAMLLAVGEGAVKKKRRPKRGEDFKFTEAIVKADFWLLFFIYFVGVGTGVTVINNLAQIGIAQGEDDTTILLSLFSFFNFVGRLGGGVLSEHFVKTKTIPRTVWMTCTQVMMMILYILFAYAINGALYPAIALLGICYGVQFTVVIPTVSELFGLEHFGMLSNFIFMGNPLGAFLFSALLAGTVYDNEATRQQSMGIIPSSASCLGPDCFKITFLTLSAVCAVGAFAGTILAVRIKPVYQMLYAGGSFKLPQTTSSLH, via the exons ATGGTGAGCTTGAAAGGGGGAACAAGGCCACCATGGGTGGGGCTGGGAGCTTCCGTGTGGGTTCAGGTGGCATCGGGAAATGGTTACACTTTCCCGCTCTATTCCCACTCTTTGAAGTCTGTCATGGGCTTCAACCAGCAGCAACTCACTCTCCTCGGTGTTGCCAACGACATCGGCGAGAATGTTGGTATTCTTCCTGGACTTGCTTCCAACAACTTCCCTCCATGGCTTCTCCTCTTCATCGGTgctctcttctccttcattgGCTACGGCCTTCTCTGGCTCCCCCTCAGCCACACCCTCCCTTCTCTTCCCTACGCCTTg CTATGGTTTTCCCTGGTTGTTGCAACCAACAGTTGTGCGTGGTTAACCACCGGGATTCTTGTAACCAACATGAGGAATTTCCCTATCAGCAGAGGCACGGTGGCCGGAATCCTCAAAGGTTACGGCGGCCTCAGCGCCGCCGTCTTTACTCAAATCTACGGCATAGTTCTTCACAATTCATCCTCCAATNNNNNCTTCAGCATGATGTTTCTTGTTAGGCCTTGCACTCCACTTTCCACTGAAGATTCCAAAGAGAAAGGGCATTTTCTGTTCATCCAAGCTTCAAGTGTGGTCTTGGGTTTATACATTCTTGCCACAAACATATTTGGTGACATTCTCACCTTGAGTGGTGCACTTTCCTACCTCTTGGTGGCTCTCATGATTCTACTCCTCATGGCTCCACTTGCTATCCCTATCAAGATGACACTCTGTCCCAAAACAGGATCCACCCGATCACAAACACCTAATGCCTCCTCGGAACGTTTGCCCCAAGAAGGAGCCAAAGAAGACAACACCGAGCCGCTGCTGGCGTCTTCCTCGGCCAGTGGGCTCGGAAGCTTCTACGACACGGATCCCTCGGCCGAGGTAGCAATGCTTCTGGCCGTGGGCGAGGGAgccgtgaagaagaagagaaggccTAAAAGAGGGGAAGATTTTAAGTTCACAGAGGCAATAGTAAAGGCTGATTTCTGGctactatttttcatttacTTTGTTGGTGTTGGAACTGGGGTCACTGTAATCAACAATCTAGCACAAATTGGCATTGCACAAGGTGAGGATGATACCACTATCTTGTTGTCCCTTTTCAGCTTTTTCAACTTTGTTGGTCGCCTTGGTGGAGGAGTCCTTTCAGAACATTTTGTCAA aacgaaaacaattccgCGCACGGTTTGGATGACATGCACTCAGGTAATGATGATGATCCTATACATCCTGTTTGCATATGCTATCAATGGGGCCCTATACCCTGCCATTGCACTTCTTGGAATCTGCTATGGAGTGCAATTCACAGTGGTGATTCCAACTGTGTCTGAGCTTTTTGGTTTGGAGCACTTTGGGATGTTGAGCAACTTCATATTCATGGGGAATCCACTTGGTGCATTCCTCTTCTCAGCACTTCTAGCAGGTACTGTGTATGACAATGAGGCTACAAGGCAACAAAGCATGGGAATCATTCCTTCAAGTGCTTCTTGCTTGGGCCCTGATTGCTTTAAGATCACATTCCTCACACTTTCTGCTGTTTGTGCTGTTGGTGCCTTTGCTGGTACCATCTTGGCTGTAAGAATTAAGCCTGTTTACCAAATGCTTTATGCTGGTGGTTCTTTCAAGTTGCCACAAACAACTTCTTCACTTCACTAa
- the LOC107458652 gene encoding uncharacterized protein LOC107458652, with protein sequence MDWFSWLSRTTLHPSLIYDYGLTFARNELQLEDATHFNHELLQSMGISIAKHRLEILKLVNKQQQDLPPPPPPLRPNKKLSAVLKRCLRKCMNKLVIHGQDVNLKNMPQPPPQIEPNWQHQGKWKGMVMRKQGSEEKEEMEKPALPVPPIYRSKTIALSGPLDGRMHEKVAPANKAIKLSGPLDGRMHDRMMVYTNRSPLRSSSAIRPVLDSRLTRGPRLSGPLDARLMAENRSPRMPILRNSDASRLVEPDESPLGFSPGDKLDFDFDVDDDVDDHTLWPTLFQDLKPT encoded by the coding sequence ATGGACTGGTTCTCCTGGCTTTCAAGAACAACCCTTCATCCTTCTCTCATCTACGACTATGGCCTCACTTTCGCCCGCAACGAGCTCCAATTGGAAGACGCCACTCACTTCAACCACGAGCTCCTCCAGAGCATGGGAATCTCCATTGCCAAGCACAGGCTCGAGATTCTCAAGCTAGTTAACAAACAACAACAAGACCTCCCACCACCGCCGCCGCCGCTCCGTCCCAACAAGAAGCTCTCCGCCGTCCTCAAGAGATGCCTCAGGAAGTGCATGAACAAGCTTGTGATTCACGGCCAAGATGTCAACCTCAAGAATATGCCTCAACCACCGCCGCAAATAGAGCCGAATTGGCAGCACCAAGGGAAATGGAAAGGTATGGTGATGAGGAAACAAGGCAGTGAGGAGAAGGAAGAGATGGAAAAGCCAGCACTGCCGGTGCCTCCGATTTACCGAAGCAAGACCATAGCGCTATCAGGGCCGTTGGATGGAAGAATGCATGAGAAAGTGGCGCCTGCTAACAAGGCCATTAAGCTATCTGGACCGTTGGATGGAAGGATGCACGACCGGATGATGGTGTACACTAATAGAAGCCCTTTGAGATCTTCGTCTGCGATTAGGCCTGTGCTGGATAGCAGGCTCACAAGAGGCCCAAGATTGTCTGGGCCTCTTGATGCAAGGCTCATGGCTGAGAATAGAAGCCCAAGAATGCCAATACTTAGAAACTCCGATGCAAGTAGGCTCGTTGAGCCCGATGAGAGCCCATTGGGCTTCAGTCCCGGTGACAAGCTTGATTTTGACTTTGAcgttgatgatgatgttgatgatcATACTCTCTGGCCTACACTGTTTCAAGATCTGAAACCaacttga
- the LOC107458637 gene encoding LOW QUALITY PROTEIN: calcium uptake protein, mitochondrial (The sequence of the model RefSeq protein was modified relative to this genomic sequence to represent the inferred CDS: deleted 2 bases in 1 codon; substituted 1 base at 1 genomic stop codon) translates to MYSRTRALPLSLRLSTRILCTQSESSTSSSLRPLASQSNHFESFLRSIASGVVLLGTTLGYWYSSYSSSCFLRHKIDXYCFLDFSFSSFTDSYRRRVFFNYEKRIRLQSPPEKVFEYFASIKTANGEVYMTPADLMRAVVPVFPPSESNRVREGFLRGEQVPGTLRCQPSEFFMLFDTNNDGVISFPEYIFFVTLLSIPESSFTVAFKMFDLNNNGEIDKEEFKKVMALMRSQNRQGASHRDGRRLGVKSSVDEGGILEYFFGKDGNTCLEHGKFVQFLRDLHEEILKLEFAHYDYNRKGTISAKDFALSLVAAADINHINKLLDRVEEMNDDSHLRNIKITFQEFEAFAELRKQLEFFSLAIFSYGQISGELTKSDFQRAASQVCGITITDAVADIIFHVFDANRDGNLSADEFIKVIQRRESSTAREGMGSLLSCFWNCATKRSSTKLQS, encoded by the exons ATGTATTCTCGCACCAGAGCTTTGCCATTATCTCTCAGGCTCAGCACAAGGATTCTGTGCACCCAATCAGAGAGCTCCACGTCATCATCTTTGAGGCCCTTGGCTTCTCAAAGTAACCACTTTGAATCTTTTCTCAGATCAATAGCTTCTGGCGTTGTGCTTCTTGGAACCACCTTAGGCTACTGGTATTCCTCTTACTCCTCTTCATGTTTCTTGAGACACAAGATT GATTGATATTGTTTTTTGGATTTCTCGTTTTCATCCTTTACAGACAGCTACAGAAGAAGAGTATTCTTCAACTATGAAAAACGTATCCGCTTACAGAGCCCTCCAGAGAAG GTTTTCGAGTACTTTGCATCGATCAAAACCGCGAATGGCGAGGTTTATATGACACCTGCAGATTTGATGCGTGCTGTTGTTCCGGTGTTCCCTCCTTCGGAATCGAACCGTGTTAGAGAGGGCTTTCTCAGAGGGGAGCAGGTTCCTGGTACATTGCGGTGTCAACCCTCTGAATTCTTTATGCTCTTTGACACTAACAATGATGGAGTCATTTCTTTTCCAGA GTACATCTTTTTTGTTACTCTCCTCAGCATACCAGAATCCAGCTTCACAGTTGCCTTCAAAATGTTTGATCTTAACAATAATGG GGAAATAGACAAAGAAGAATTCAAGAAAGTGATGGCTTTGATGCGATCTCAAAACAGACAGGGGGCTAGCCACAGGGATGGACGGCGCCTCGGAGTTAAAAGTTCGGTGGACGAGGGTGGTATATTGGAGTATTTCTTTGGCAAAGATGGAAATACTTGTTTGGAACATGGAAAATTTGTTCAGTTCTTAAGAGACTTACATGAAGAG ATCTTGAAGTTGGAGTTTGCTCACTATGACTACAACAGAAAAGGAACAATTTCAGCCAAAGATTTCGCACTTTCCTTGGTTGCAGCTGCTGATATCAATCATATAAACAAACTGTTGGATAGGGTGGAGGAAATGAATGATGATTCGCATCTCAGaaacataaaaatcacatttcaagagtttgaagcctTTGCAGAATTGCGCAAGCAGTTGGAATTCTTCTCCCTAGCCATATTCAGCTATGGGCAAATTAGTGGAGAGTTGACAAAATCTGATTTTCAGAGAGCAGCATCACAG GTATGTGGCATCACTATTACAGATGCAGTTGCTGacataatttttcatgtttttgatGCTAACCGGGATGGAAACTTGAGTGCTGATGAGTTTATTAAAGTTATACAAAGAAGAGAAAGCAGTACAGCACGTGAAGGCATGGGAAGTTTGTTATCTTGCTTTTGGAACTGTGCAACAAAGCGTTCATCAACTAAGCTTCAAAGTTAA
- the LOC107458629 gene encoding protein ALP1-like gives MAPSGGTKRKAKKKSHHHLNRPNRPNLAAIISAVTATANSFLSQNDLTLLPFQTLALESLIASTSHSLSTFLSLLPKPFDPLSLPPSLPPPQAQCWFRRFLSAANTDSRWLHAFRMSQPSFSQLLDQLSPSLRSALPQIAPDCALAAAIFRLAHGASYAAVARRFGISLAESCRAFFAVCKAVTNKLGHLFELRTDSDRVVVGFGWSSVPNCVGVLGLDKFAIESKILGEDGFLMVQALVDSEGRFLDVSAGWPSTLKPETVLRQSKLFLEVEESRELLQGPSFKLSDGSLIPQYVLGDSCYPLLPWLLTPYNRVNEEDSFGSAERAFNCAHARAMGLVGDAFGRLRVRWQILSDLRKWKGECVEYLPYVIVTCCLLHNFLIKCNEPMPVKEVTIVEKERADDVASDGVVDENAMRIRDALAMHFSRESLRG, from the coding sequence ATGGCACCAAGCGGCGGCACCAAGCGGAAGGCGAAGAAGAAATCCCACCACCACCTGAACCGCCCGAACCGGCCCAACCTGGCGGCGATAATCTCGGCAGTGACAGCCACCGCGAACTCCTTCCTCTCCCAAAACGACCTGACCCTTCTTCCCTTCCAAACCCTCGCACTCGAATCCCTAATCGCATCCACATCCCACTCTCTCTCCACATTCCTTTCTCTCCTTCCCAAACCCTTcgaccctctctctctcccaccTTCACTACCTCCCCCGCAAGCCCAATGCTGGTTTCGCCGCTTCCTCTCCGCCGCCAACACCGATTCGCGCTGGCTCCATGCATTTCGCATGTCCCAGCCTTCCTTCTCTCAACTCCTCGACCAACTCTCCCCTTCCCTCCGCTCCGCGCTTCCCCAAATCGCCCCCGATTGCGCCCTAGCCGCCGCCATTTTCCGACTGGCCCATGGCGCCTCCTACGCCGCCGTGGCGCGCCGCTTCGGGATCTCCCTCGCCGAGTCCTGCCGCGCTTTCTTCGCGGTCTGCAAGGCCGTGACTAATAAACTAGGGCACCTCTTCGAGCTACGCACTGATTCCGACAGGGTTGTGGTGGGTTTCGGGTGGAGCTCGGTCCCCAATTGTGTGGGCGTTCTGGGGTTGGATAAATTCGCGATTGAAAGCAAAATTTTGGGTGAAGATGGGTTCTTGATGGTTCAGGCATTGGTGGATTCCGAAGGTAGGTTCTTGGATGTTTCAGCTGGGTGGCCTAGTACGTTGAAACCCGAAACTGTTTTGCGTCAGAGTAAGctctttcttgaggttgagGAATCCAGAGAGTTGTTGCAAGGGCCATCTTTTAAGCTCAGTGATGGTAGTTTGATTCCTCAGTATGTGTTGGGGGATTCGTGTTATCCCCTTTTGCCATGGCTTTTAACACCTTATAATAGGGTGAATGAGGAAGATAGTTTTGGTTCTGCTGAAAGAGCATTCAACTGTGCACACGCACGTGCAATGGGGTTGGTTGGTGATGCCTTTGGGAGGCTAAGGGTTAGGTGGCAGATCCTTTCGGATTTAAGGAAGTGGAAAGGGGAGTGTGTTGAGTATTTGCCTTATGTGATTGTGACTTGCTGTTTGCTGCATAATTTCTTGATTAAGTGTAACGAGCCAATGCCTGTTAAAGAAGTCACAATTGTGGAAAAGGAAAGAGCGGATGATGTTGCTTCTGATGGAGTGGTGGATGAGAATGCAATGAGGATAAGGGATGCACTTGCCATGCATTTTAGTAGGGAGAGCTTGAGAGGATGA
- the LOC107458616 gene encoding uncharacterized protein LOC107458616 encodes MEKLRIGGTWVGVLDVELDNWNIPMLREEVAKRSNCNPHSINLICAGRILKDPDDPTRSLTQLGIKNNAKILSTRISVEEGQSIKNQIMAEEERSRRLSRLKAAATALAGRHADGSLPVEDFNIEVEDQSGKKVQLGSETDQRAVMMGLMLDANGKRLIRQGNYKDALEVLSMGEEAFSLCDSKVLELIDNVPILQINMVWCYFMLRDISSLSEAGKRLEMAREGLERAHGKNLLRLRLLQGGRFPELALHLRLELLEGVVAYHSGQFEKARVALTSAKAKFARLQVSDETLSAVMQMGFKEVNAKRALRMTNQDVGGAIDLLLEEKAKKRQKQMEDIQRRNEIWEQKQYGVTPLKKPVDLPRLDELVSIGFERELAAEALRRNENDSDKALDDLTKPETNSNLQDYIESKKRKKQKQDTNSEIERYVQMGFERSRVVAAVEGGGTPDEIMQRLMMPQSEAAADSSASASASASHNVAGSDVENQDVNKNNDGGEGEGEGEGASSSSSSSDSERDVEMEDEISADIASSDALADYDIEVNIEGEAITQYLAMLDSAPPQ; translated from the exons ATGGAGAAACTCCGAATTGGTGGAACATGGGTTGGAGTTTTAGATGTTGAACTTGACAACTGGAACATTCCCATGCTCCGTGAAGAAGTTGCAAAGCGATCAAATTGCAACCCTCACTCCATCAACCTCATCTGCGCCGGCAGAATCCTCAAGGATCCTGATGACCCCACCCGCAGTTTGACTCAATTGGGTATCAAGAACAACGCTAAGATTCTATCCACTCGTATCTCTGTTGAAGAAGGACAATCCATCAAGAATCAAATCATGGCCGAAGAGGAACGATCTCGCAGGCTTTCCAGGCTCAA GGCTGCTGCTACTGCACTTGCTGGAAGGCATGCTGATGGATCATTACCTGTTGAAGACTTCAACATTGAAGTTGAAGATcaaagtggaaagaaagtgcaACTTGGTTCTGAGACTGATCAGAG GGCTGTGATGATGGGACTAATGCTTGATGCAAATGGAAAGCGCCTTATTAGACAAGGAAACTACAAAGATGCACTTGAAGTTCTCTCTATGGGAGAG GAAGCATTTTCTCTCTGTGATTCAAAAGTCCTTGAG CTTATTGATAATGTACCCATTCTGCAAATAAACATGGTGTGGTGTTACTTTATGTTGCGTGACATAAGTTCGCTTTCGGAAGCAGGAAAGCGACTCGAAATGGCTAGAGAGGGACTAGAGCGTGCTCATGGCAAGAACTTGCTCCGCCTCAGGCTCTTGCAGGGTGGTCGCTTTCCAGAACTTGCATT GCATTTGAGATTGGAGCTTCTTGAGGGAGTGGTGGCTTATCATAGTGGACAGTTTGAGAAAGCAAGAGTAGCATTGACTTCTGCAAAAGCAAAATTTGCTCGG CTACAAGTGTCTGATGAAACTTTATCAGCTGTTATGCAAATGGGCTTCAAAGAGGTTAATGCGAAGCGAGCATTGCGAATGACCAATCAAGATGTTGGGGGAGCCATTGATCTTCTTCTTGAGGAGAAGGCCAAGAAGAGGCAAAAGCAGATGGAAGATATCCAAAGAAGGAACGAGATTTG GGAACAAAAGCAGTATGGGGTGACTCCTCTGAAGAAGCCTGTTGATCTTCCAAGATTGGATGAATTAGTCTCTATTGG GTTTGAGAGGGAGCTTGCAGCTGAAGCACTTAGAAGAAATGAGAATGACAGTGACAAAGCATTAGATGATCTCACAAAACCTGAGACCAATTCTAATTTACAG GATTATATTGagtcaaagaaaagaaaaaaacaaaaacaggaCACCAATTCTGAAATTGAGAGATATGTGCAGATGGGATTTGAGAGATCAAGAG TGGTTGCTGCTGTTGAGGGTGGTGGGACCCCAGatgaaatcatgcaaaggcTGATGATGCCACAATCTGAGGCAGCAGCAGACTCATCAGCATCAGCATCAGCATCAGCATCACACAATGTTGCTGGTTCTGATGTTGAGAACCAAGAtgtgaataaaaataatgatggtggtgaaggagaaggagaaggtgaaggtgcatcatcatcatcatcatcatcagattcAGAGAGAGATGTGGAGATGGAAGATGAGATATCTGCAGACATAGCAAGCTCAGATGCATTGGCTGACTATGACATTGAAGtcaacattgaaggagaagccATCACTCAGTACCTTGCTATGTTGGACTCTGCTCCTCCTCAGTAG
- the LOC107458605 gene encoding protein PHOX1, whose translation MGKKKKQVGETSEDGGNQGEDQGQVGESSSTNEYESDPASSISMSQELKDEGNKLFQRRDLRGALVKYEKALKLLPRNHADVSYLRSNMAACYMQMGRSQYPRAIRECDLALEVTPRYSKALLKRARCYEALNRLDLALKDVNAVVETDPNNATALEISEKVKIALEKKGLRVNGSVIELPPDYVEPINVVPQENVVKEKGRKKKSNKQEEKAPDNKIVEKQDKKESAEDKADDIVVEKKTNKSKKKKAKDKIEEKKDDIKEVIEVKSNDRTDDLPKKAVKFVFGEDIRCAQLPAHCSFLQLRETIYDRFPGLGPILVKYRDHEGDLVTITCDDELRWAETGSESSIRLYIIAAAPEQDQFFERLKVKVGKKAVVVDVPDESCEVKPKKIVGSSCIEDWIVQFAKLFKNHLGFESDRYPDFHDLGMKFYSEALEETVTCNEAQDLFNMAGDKFQEMSALALFHWGNVLASRARKKVYLTDDFSKQNICERIMSCYEWAKGEFSDAGEKYVAAIQIKPDFYEAFLALGQQQFEQAKLSWYHALSSNVDLQTWSSTEVLQLYNDAEDNIEKGMQIFEASGGKKYLSKAFSSKNARRHLQYMGLHVLAKNISSEEVATQQANMKALINLLWGTMLYERSIVEFKIGSPSWNETLGVAAEKFELAGASSSDISSTLKDHCSNNAAADGPGFNIEIIVQAWSDINETKRWKRVIPSFRLEPLLRRRASNLDQASELP comes from the exons AtggggaagaaaaagaagcaagtAGGAGAAACAAGTGAAGATGGTGGAAATCAAGGTGAGGATCAAGGGCAAGTGGGAGAGAGCAGCAGCACCAACGAATATGAGAGTGATCCGGCCTCATCTATATCCATGTCTCAGGAGTTGAAGGATGAGGGGAACAAACTGTTCCAAAGGAGGGACCTTAGAGGGGCATTGGTGAAATATGAGAAAGCTCTCAAATTGTTACCAAGGAATCATGCAGATGTGTCATATCTGAGGAGTAACATGGCTGCATGCTACATGCAGATGGGACGCAGCCAGTACCCGAGGGCGATTCGCGAATGCGATTTGGCTCTTGAGGTAACACCAAGATATAGCAAAGCTCTGTTGAAGAGGGCAAGGTGTTATGAGGCTTTAAATAGGCTGGATTTAGCTCTGAAGGATGTTAATGCTGTTGTGGAGACGGATCCAAATAATGCCACGGCGTTGGAGATCTCGGAAAAGGTGAAAATTGCACTTGAGAAGAAAGGGTTAAGAGTAAATGGTTCAGTAATTGAATTGCCTCCAGACTATGTTGAACCGATTAATGTTGTGCCGCAAGAAAACGTGGTGAAAGAGAAGGGGCGCAAGAAAAAGAGCAATAAACAGGAGGAGAAGGCTCCTGATAACAAAATTGTAGAAAAGCAAGACAAGAAGGAATCTGCAGAGGATAAGGCTGATGACATTGTTGTTGAGAAGAAGACAAACAAATCCAAAAAGAAGAAGGCTAAGGACAAAATTGAGGAGAAGAAGGATGACATTAAGGAGGTTATAGAGGTGAAGAGTAATGATAGAACAGATGATCTACCCAAGAAAGCAGTAAAATTTGTTTTTGGCGAGGATATAAGATGCGCTCAACTACCTGCTCATTGCAGCTTCTTGCAGCTAAGAGAAACTATTTATGATCGGTTCCCAGGCCTAGGACCCATTCTTGTCAAATACAGGGACCATGAAGGTGATTTGGTTACAATCACTTGTGATGATGAGTTAAGATGGGCTGAAACAGGATCCGAGAGTTCTATCCGGTTGTATATAATAGCAGCTGCTCCTGAGCAGGATCAATTCTTTGAAAGGCTCAAAGTAAAGGTGGGGAAAAAGGCTGTTGTGGTTGATGTACCTGATGAAAGTTGTGAGGTAAAACCAAAGAAAATTGTTGGCTCATCTTGCATTGAGGATTGGATAGTTCAATTTGCCAAGCTATTCAAGAACCATCTTGGATTTGAATCTGACAGATATCCGGATTTTCATGACCTTGGGATGAAATTCTATTCCGAGGCTTTGGAGGAGACTGTTACATGTAATGAAGCACAAGACTTATTTAACATGGCAGGAGATAAGTTCCAAGAGATGAGTGCTCTAGCATTGTTCCACTGGGGAAATGTGCTTGCATCAAGGGCAAGGAAGAAAGTATATTTAACAGATGATTTTTCTAAACAGAACATATGCGAACGAATCATGAGCTGTTATGAATGGGCAAAGGGTGAATTTTCTGATGCGGGAGAAAAATATGTAGCTGCCATTCAAATCAAGCCGGATTTTTATGAAGCATTCCTAGCACTAGGGCAGCAGCAGTTTGAGCAAGCAAAACTTTCTTGGTATCATGCTCTCAGTAGTAATGTCGATCTACAAACATGGTCATCCACCGAGGTTCTTCAGCTTTACAACGATGCTGAGGATAATATAGAGAAAGGAATGCAGATATTTGAAGCATCAGGGGGGAAGAAATACTTGAGTAAAGCCTTTAGTTCAAAGAATGCAAGAAGACATCTACAATACATGGGGTTGCATGTACTTGCCAAAAATATATCCTCAGAGGAAGTTGCTACACAGCAGGCAAATATGAAAGCTCTAATTAATCTTCTATGGGGTACCATGCTATATGAACGCTCCATTGTAGAATTCAAAATAGGTTCACCATCATGGAATGAAACACTGGGAGTAGCAGCTGAGAAGTTTGAACTTGCTGGAGCTTCTTCATCGGATATATCTTCGACGTTGAAGGATCACTGTTCAAATAATGCTGCAGCAGATG GTCCAGGATTCAACATTGAAATAATAGTACAGGCATGGAGTGATATAAATGAAACTAAAAGGTGGAAGCGTGTAATTCCTTCATTTCGTTTGGAGCCCTTGCTTAGAAGGCGAGCTTCAAACCTTGATCAGGCATCTGAGCTTCCATga